In Oncorhynchus tshawytscha isolate Ot180627B linkage group LG08, Otsh_v2.0, whole genome shotgun sequence, the genomic window TGTACAATTTGCTTTTGCCCACATTTTTTAATCACCCCCCCATTGAGTAATAAATATGCTTGAAAGGAAAATGACTGTGTGCAGGTGAAACAACCAGaggtgcaactttggttttagaagtgggggggggacataattattattttttcatcCAGTAAGTTAAACACTCCAAATAGCCTACCGGACCGCTCGGaggtgtccgcatggtcctaaatcATACCATTGCctcattttgtatcacattccaattataaaactggggggggacaaaaatgcaatttcagaatgtgggggggacatgtcctccagtgaaagttgtgcccctggAAATAACTATAGAGAAAACTATAGTAAAACCGAAATGGCCTGTGCTTGTGGGATATATAGACAGGCGACATGCTATTCAAAAGGTCAATGTAACCCAGAGACAATTGGTGATCCTTCATATACACACAAGAACACAAACTCAGTACTAGTGAGCGGGACAAATTTGATTTTGTAGTTGGGTGAAGCTTTAAATAAGTTATTTTTAAGACTATGTTAGTGGAAAATGAGTAATACTGTTCAATGCACAACCTGAAGATACGCTAATGTTAGAAACCCTTTAAAAAGAAGCCTGGTGTTCGCCACTCCCAACTCTCTGAGGATAGATGCTGCAGCCAGCCATTACACACCCTATGCTCAAAAGATAGAGGACTGGTTTCCATTCATGCCTCTACAGGCAAAGAGAGCAAAGGGATTGATCCTTCCCTATTAGATCAACAATAAAAAGTGACAGATGTATTTGTTAATGAACCGCAGATGGTTTCTTCCTGCCCATTGGAGTTCTCCAACTACGTAAATCCATGTACTCCATGTGCCCATTGCAATTCcagttagttgtagttgttgaGACTGAAATAGCCATTTTACTGAGGACCTCTTCGAAATTAAATAATATCCTATTCACATCACAGAGAAAACAGGCCGGTTATGTGCTGCTTCACGATGCAGAGTTCAGCTCATTTTAATCTATATGAAATCATGACTGAGAGACTGCTGTCTTTCTTTGATCCCTCTGCCACACAGCCCGCCTGCTCTGAGCCAATGTGGGGATGTGAGTTTTGCTTTGCAGGGGTTTTACTAATTAATTTTCAAGGATTACAAAGGATCTAAAACAGATGTAATAACATTGGGATTTGGTTTTTGTAATTCCactcatgtattttttttaaatatttgtttactCAATTCTGTTGTACAAATACAATCACTCACTGTACAACAGCCTAACATGAAATGTAATAGATTACAATCCAACAAATCTAGCATGAGCTACCAGCTAAATATCTTTAAATCTCAGATTGTGGCTACCGTAATTGCTAAGCAATTGAATATTGGTTGATTTTTAAAGTTGTTGAAAGCCTATAAAAAATAATTTGGGGTTTGCATGGTGTGTGAATGTGattgagaaaaaatatatattatgcaCAGATGAATCTCCATAAAAACATCTCTGAACCAATACTATAAGTGCACTTGATTGAAATGAAATCACCACGAATTTCATACACAAATCCAGTCAATAAAATCACCAAGAGGGGATTGAACAGAACCTACCTGTAAACGAGAGAGTCATCATAACTGCCATTGTACTGAATCTGGAACATCCGGATCCCAGGTATATTCCTCTGGAAGTTGAACTTGATCAGCGCAGTGGAGGACGTGGCCTCGGCGATGACCACCCGTTTATCTGTGCTAGTTTTGGTGTCTCCAGTGTGGTTGCTGCCGTTGGCCCCAGCCCTGGTGGATGTGGAGATGTCCGAGGAGCCAGGGTCAGGCTCCTGGATGTTGTTGGTGCTGTTGGAGATGTGTGGGAGTTTGATAATCAGCAGCTCCACAGTCTGATGTGCCTCACCCGCCGGGTTGGACGAGATGCAGGTGAAGGATCCTGTGTCCTTCACTGTGCTGATCAGAATATCCAGGGTGCCGTTGGTGTACACAAGCGTTCGGGAGGAGTTTGCCACCAGCTTCCCCTCTGGGGAGATCCAGTGTATGGCAGGCTCAGGGTCCCCCCGGGCCTTGCACCTCAAGACCACCCTCTGGCCTTCCAGCACCCGCATCTCATGGGAGTGCCGGGTGATGAGAGGAGGTTCACACAGGAACTCCTCCTCAGGTATAGACCAGAAGTAGCGTCCGGAGAGATGCTGCGGTGAGGCGCATGTCTCCAGATCATCCTCTCGGCTCAGGCGCCTCAACCACAGCAGCTCACAGTTGCAGTGCAGTGGGTTCCCACCAAAGCTCAGCGCGAACGAGGGAGAGTTCATGATCCCAGATGTGGCCAAAACCTGGGCCCGCTGGAACAGAGGATCAGGAGGGAGTTTCTGTAACTTATTAGAGGTCACATCCAAGCGGTTGAGCTTTTGGAGAAGAGAGAAGGTCCCCTCAGGAATGTAGTCGATCATGTTGTGGTCAAGGCTGAGGGTGGCAAGGCTGGTCATCCTCTGGATAGCCTCCCAGGGGATGGACTCCAGGTTGTTGTAGGACAGGTCCAGCTCCTCCAGGGCCAGCAGGTCATTGAAGGCCCCCAGGTGGATCAACGTCAGCTGGTTGTTGTTGAGGATGAGGTGGTGCAGTTTGGACATGCCGCTGAAGGTGTCATTGGCTATCCGGATTAGACGGTTGCTGTTCAGGTGCAAGGCGCGGAGGTTCTCCAAGTCAGCGAATGCATGCGGCGTGATGAAGCTAATGGTATTCCTGGACAGGGTAAGGTCCTGCAGCCTGGTCATGTTGGCAAAGTCTTTCCTTTTGATGCTGGTGATGAAGTTGTCGGCCAGCCGCAGCTCCACAGTGTGCCTGTCAATGTTCGGGGGGGCAAAGAGGAGCCCTTTTTTGGCACAGAGGGTTGCGAGGTTGGGAGATAGTATTTGACAGACACAGCGCTTCGGACAGATCTGGGCCTTCACTGCTATTCCGATAACCAACAGACAGACCAGCAGTTTTTCCATTGTAAGTCAGGTTCAAACACCTGCAAcataaaacagagagagggagagaaaaatagatAATTTATCATCTGAACTGGATTATTTCATTCATTTCATGACACCAGCAGTGACACTGACAGCCTGAGTCAAAGATGCTCTGATACTTAGTTATATTTCACCCCAGTCTTGAACATCCATTTGTATAATGTGTCCATTTAGTAGGACAATACCCAGGGGTCAAAACTTGTTGAAATGACACCAGTATAGCTAGAAATTGATTGAGGTCAGTACAAATAAAAACGGGTTGAAATGACATCAGTACAACTAGAAAGTGGTTGAAATGACATTAGTACATCTATAAACTGGTTGAAATGATGTCAGTACAAAAAAAAATGGGTGAAATAACGtcagtacaactataaactggCTAAATAACGTCGGTACAACTATAAACTGGCTAAATAACGtcagtacaactataaactggCTAAATAACAtcagtacaactataaactggttaaataacgtcagtacaactataaactggttTATTAACAtcagtacaactataaactggctaaataacgtcagtacaactataaactggttaaataacgtcagtacaactataaactggttaaataacgtcagtacaactataaactggttCAATAATGTCAGTACAACTATGAACTGGTTAAATAACGTCAGTAAaactataaactggttaaataacgtcagtaaaactataaactggttaaataacgtcagtacaactataaactggttaaataacgtcagtacaactataaactggttaaataacgtcagtacaactataaactggttaaataacgtcattacaactataaactggttaaataacgtcagtacaactataaactggttaaataacgtcagtacaactataaactggttaaataacgtcagtacaactataaactggttaaataacgtcagtaaaactataaactggttgaataacgtcagtaaaactataaactggttgaataacgtcagtaaaactataaactggttgaataacgtcagtaaaactataaactggttaaataacgtcagtaaaactataaactggttgaataacgtcagtacaactataaactggttcaataacgtcagtacaactataaactggttaaataacgtcagtaaaactataaactggttaaataacgtcagtaaaactataaactggttaaataacgtcagtacaactataaactggttaaataacgtcagtacaactataaactggttaaataacgtcagtacaactataaactggttaaataacgtcagtacaactataaactggttaaataacgtcagtacaactataaactggttaaataacgtcagtacaactataaactggttaaataacgtcagtacaactataaactggttgaataacgtcagtaaaactataaactggttgaataacgtcagtaaaactataaactggttgaataacgtcagtaaaactataaactggttaaataacgtcagtaaaactataaactggttgaataacgtcagtacaactataaactggttCAATAATGtcagtacaactataaactggttaaataacgtcagtacaactataaactggttaaataacgtcagtaaaactataaactggttaaataacgtcagtaaaactataaactggttaaataacgtcagtacaactataaactggttaaataacgtcagtacaactataaactggttaaataacgtcagtacaactataaactggttaaataacgtcattacaactataaactggttaaataacgtcagtacaactataaactggttaaataacgtcagtacaactataaactggttaaataacgccagtacaactataaactggttaaataacgtcagtacaactataaactggttcaataacgtcagtacaactataaactggttaaataacgtcagtaaaactataaactggttgaataacgtcagtaaaactataaactggttgaataacgtcagtaaaactataaactggttgaataacgtcagtaaaactataaactggttaaataacgtcagtaaaactataaactggttgaataacgtcagtaaaactataaactggttaaataacgtcagtaaaactataaactggttgaataacgtcagtacaactataaactggttaaataacatcagtacaactataaactggttaaataacgtcagtacaactataaactggttGAATAACGTCAGCACAACTAtaaactggttgaaatgacatcAGTACAACTAGAAAGTGGTTGAAATGACATTAGTACATCTATAAACTGGTTGAAATGATGTCAGTACAAAAAAAAATGGGTGAAATAACGtcagtacaactataaactggCTAAATAACGTCGGTACAACTATAAACTGGCTAAATAACGtcagtacaactataaactggCTAAATAACAtcagtacaactataaactggttaaataacgtcagtacaactataaactggttTATTAACAtcagtacaactataaactggctaaataacgtcagtacaactataaactggttaaataacgtcagtacaactataaactggttaaataacgtcagtacaactataaactggttaaataacgtcagtacaactataaactggttaaataacatcagtacaactataaactggttaaataatgtcagtacaactataaactggttaaataacgtcagtacaactataaactggttaaataatgtcagtacaactataaactggt contains:
- the lrfn5a gene encoding leucine-rich repeat and fibronectin type-III domain-containing protein 5 yields the protein MEKLLVCLLVIGIAVKAQICPKRCVCQILSPNLATLCAKKGLLFAPPNIDRHTVELRLADNFITSIKRKDFANMTRLQDLTLSRNTISFITPHAFADLENLRALHLNSNRLIRIANDTFSGMSKLHHLILNNNQLTLIHLGAFNDLLALEELDLSYNNLESIPWEAIQRMTSLATLSLDHNMIDYIPEGTFSLLQKLNRLDVTSNKLQKLPPDPLFQRAQVLATSGIMNSPSFALSFGGNPLHCNCELLWLRRLSREDDLETCASPQHLSGRYFWSIPEEEFLCEPPLITRHSHEMRVLEGQRVVLRCKARGDPEPAIHWISPEGKLVANSSRTLVYTNGTLDILISTVKDTGSFTCISSNPAGEAHQTVELLIIKLPHISNSTNNIQEPDPGSSDISTSTRAGANGSNHTGDTKTSTDKRVVIAEATSSTALIKFNFQRNIPGIRMFQIQYNGSYDDSLVYRMIPPTSKNFLVNNLAAGTSYDLCVLAIYDDGITSLTATRVVGCVQFTTESEYLRCHFMQSQFLGGTMIIIIGGIIVASVLVFIIILMIRYKVCNTTNSGKGTLVTNVHSQTNGAQSQGCSVTPSVSKQAMGGSDGGGGGCLKAVGHASDTLTHSSETSLPDCSTATSLVTQSWNTPGSSGSLKPKRKPAPKPYAAAATPEPNIEALPNAETQNTNRNNSTALEQPCAPVFHSPLPFSSVKDTPILRRAHPRPSSKYLTLPVEGVRAKRRYSLNEDSSKHHCYVGTTQFGNMWSKRSMSMNGIVLQQEDIDSVKATFSSSEWILESTV